Proteins encoded within one genomic window of Polaribacter sp. NJDZ03:
- a CDS encoding VCBS repeat-containing protein has protein sequence MKSYFKHILLLLTITTLCNCTSAKKEIKIASTQIFSQLKNTDTNIDFKNILTENDSINYFTYSYIYMGGGVSVGDINNDGLPDLYFTGNQVSNKLYLNKGNLQFEDITEKAGVSGNKEWHTGVTMADVNNDGFLDIYCSVSGKFGTLKNQLFINNKDNTFTEQAEKYGLADEGNSVNATFFDYDNDGDLDVYVANYPPLKFSSPAFVYQMEMKNVKENESDHLYRNDGGTFTNVTDEAGLKAFGLSLSATVGDLNNDGWQDLYVSSDFSSPDLMYINQKDGTFKEVVKKATAHTAFYGMGVDIADFNNDGNLDIFQVDMDAKSNRRQKANMASMNPDLFWSVVDAGFHYQYMQNCFQVNSGVFDDGIPYFSNISRITGTSSTDWSWGPLMADFDNDGFKDVFITNGTRREVNNRDYFKKLEEANVGVSKSLEMSLQIPSEKIDNFIFKNNGNLNFEKANKKWGIEYKGFSNGAVYADLDNDGDLEIITNNIDDYAAVFENKSADNSNFLKVRFKGGLNNKFGLGNRVYVKTADKTQMQELTLTRGFQSSVAPELHFGLGTTSKVEEVKVVWQNGKTQILNNVSVNKNLVFNYDDATTAVINNKEEKENLFVAEKNLFPKYKHEENVHDDFETQVLLPHKLSSLGPALAIGDLNNDGLEDYFIGGAKGKLGAMFYQTKTGFEAQNTSFLQEDLLSEDLGALVFDADADGDNDLYVVSGGYEYDATSELLQDRLYVNDGKGNFSKAKKGTLPKFISSGSKVYNADFDNDGKEDLLVLGRQIPGQYPLPATTYMLKNVGSKGNPKFEFFSDDFTKPFKDLGMATSATITDINDDNLKDIIIVGEWMPIKVFKNNKNGFVDVSEELGLDKNTTGWWWSINQGDFDNDGDTDYILGNNGLNYKYQANQDETFDIYVNDFDKNNKQDIVLSYYNEGKQYPVRGRSCSSQQIPGIKKKFKNYESFSEATLIDVYSDKALESALHYQVKSFASIYLENKNGKFIVHKLPQEVQISSINEIIVKDFNDDGNLDALVAGNLHMSEVETPRNDASYGVFLQGNGDGTFKATSRKESGFFASGDVKGMGLINKDEKKYIIVVRNNDASNYVKINK, from the coding sequence ATGAAATCTTATTTTAAACACATTTTATTATTGCTTACAATAACTACTCTTTGTAATTGTACATCGGCTAAGAAAGAAATTAAGATAGCGTCTACACAAATTTTTAGTCAGTTAAAAAATACGGATACAAATATCGATTTTAAAAACATTCTTACAGAAAACGATTCTATAAATTATTTCACTTATTCCTATATTTATATGGGTGGTGGTGTTTCTGTTGGTGATATAAACAATGATGGATTGCCAGACTTATATTTTACAGGTAACCAAGTTTCAAATAAATTATATCTAAATAAAGGGAACTTACAATTTGAAGATATTACAGAAAAAGCTGGTGTTTCTGGCAATAAAGAGTGGCACACAGGGGTTACAATGGCAGATGTAAATAATGATGGTTTTTTAGATATCTATTGTTCCGTTTCAGGGAAATTTGGAACATTAAAAAATCAGTTATTCATCAACAATAAAGACAATACTTTTACAGAACAAGCAGAAAAATATGGTTTAGCAGATGAAGGAAATAGTGTAAATGCTACTTTTTTTGATTATGATAATGATGGAGACTTAGATGTGTATGTAGCAAATTATCCTCCTTTAAAATTTAGTTCCCCAGCATTTGTTTATCAAATGGAAATGAAAAACGTAAAAGAAAACGAGTCGGATCATTTATATAGAAATGATGGAGGAACTTTTACAAACGTTACCGATGAAGCTGGTTTAAAAGCATTTGGTTTATCTTTAAGTGCTACCGTAGGAGATTTAAATAATGATGGTTGGCAAGATTTGTATGTTTCTAGTGATTTTAGTTCGCCAGATTTAATGTACATCAATCAAAAAGATGGAACTTTTAAAGAAGTTGTAAAAAAAGCAACTGCACATACGGCATTTTATGGAATGGGCGTTGATATTGCCGATTTTAATAATGATGGAAATTTAGATATTTTTCAGGTAGATATGGATGCTAAAAGTAACCGTAGACAGAAGGCAAATATGGCAAGTATGAATCCAGATTTGTTTTGGAGTGTTGTAGATGCTGGCTTTCATTATCAATACATGCAAAACTGTTTTCAAGTAAATTCTGGCGTTTTTGATGATGGAATTCCATATTTTTCAAATATTTCTAGAATTACAGGTACTTCTTCTACAGATTGGAGCTGGGGACCTTTAATGGCAGATTTTGATAATGATGGGTTTAAAGATGTTTTTATTACAAATGGTACTCGAAGAGAAGTAAATAATAGAGATTATTTTAAAAAATTAGAAGAGGCGAATGTAGGTGTGAGCAAGTCTTTAGAAATGAGTTTACAAATTCCATCAGAAAAAATAGATAATTTTATTTTTAAAAATAATGGAAATCTAAATTTTGAAAAAGCAAATAAAAAGTGGGGCATTGAATACAAAGGGTTTTCTAATGGTGCTGTTTATGCTGATTTAGATAATGATGGAGATTTAGAAATTATTACCAATAATATAGATGATTATGCTGCTGTTTTTGAGAACAAAAGTGCCGACAATAGCAATTTCTTAAAGGTTCGATTTAAAGGAGGTTTAAATAATAAATTCGGATTAGGAAATAGAGTTTATGTAAAAACTGCCGATAAAACTCAAATGCAAGAGTTAACACTAACCAGAGGTTTTCAGTCTTCCGTAGCGCCAGAATTGCATTTTGGTTTGGGTACAACTTCTAAAGTTGAAGAAGTAAAGGTTGTCTGGCAAAATGGTAAAACTCAAATTTTAAATAATGTTTCTGTAAATAAAAATCTAGTTTTTAATTATGATGATGCTACAACGGCTGTTATCAATAATAAAGAAGAAAAAGAGAATTTATTTGTAGCAGAAAAGAACCTGTTTCCAAAGTACAAACATGAAGAAAACGTACATGACGATTTTGAAACTCAGGTATTATTGCCTCATAAATTATCTTCTTTAGGACCCGCTTTAGCAATAGGAGATTTAAATAATGATGGTTTAGAAGACTATTTTATTGGAGGAGCAAAAGGAAAATTAGGAGCAATGTTTTATCAAACTAAAACAGGGTTTGAAGCACAGAACACAAGTTTCTTACAAGAAGATCTTTTAAGCGAAGACTTAGGGGCTCTCGTTTTTGATGCAGATGCAGATGGAGATAATGATTTGTATGTTGTAAGTGGAGGTTATGAATATGATGCAACATCAGAATTATTACAAGACAGATTGTATGTAAATGATGGAAAGGGAAATTTTTCTAAAGCAAAAAAAGGAACTTTACCTAAATTTATTTCAAGTGGTTCAAAGGTATATAATGCAGATTTTGATAATGATGGTAAAGAAGATTTGTTAGTTTTAGGTAGACAAATACCTGGTCAATATCCATTACCAGCCACAACGTATATGTTAAAAAATGTTGGTTCAAAAGGAAATCCAAAATTCGAATTCTTTTCTGATGATTTTACAAAACCTTTTAAAGATTTAGGAATGGCAACATCGGCAACAATTACAGATATTAATGACGACAATTTAAAAGACATTATAATTGTTGGAGAATGGATGCCTATTAAAGTTTTTAAAAATAATAAAAATGGTTTTGTAGATGTTTCTGAAGAGTTAGGTTTAGATAAAAATACTACCGGTTGGTGGTGGAGCATTAATCAAGGAGATTTTGATAATGATGGAGACACAGATTATATTTTAGGTAATAATGGCCTTAATTATAAGTATCAAGCAAACCAAGACGAAACCTTTGATATTTATGTGAATGATTTTGATAAAAATAACAAACAAGATATTGTATTAAGTTATTATAATGAAGGGAAACAGTATCCTGTAAGAGGTAGATCATGTTCATCTCAACAAATACCTGGAATTAAAAAGAAATTTAAAAATTACGAAAGTTTTTCTGAAGCGACTTTAATCGATGTTTATTCTGATAAAGCATTAGAATCTGCTTTACACTATCAAGTAAAATCGTTTGCGAGTATTTATTTAGAAAATAAAAACGGAAAATTTATTGTACACAAACTTCCTCAAGAAGTTCAAATTTCAAGTATAAATGAAATTATTGTTAAAGATTTTAATGATGATGGCAATTTAGATGCTTTGGTTGCAGGTAATTTGCATATGTCTGAAGTAGAAACACCAAGAAATGATGCAAGTTATGGCGTTTTTTTACAAGGAAATGGTGATGGAACCTTTAAGGCAACTTCAAGAAAGGAATCTGGTTTTTTTGCCTCGGGTGATGTAAAAGGAATGGGACTAATTAATAAAGATGAAAAGAAGTATATAATTGTTGTTAGAAACAACGATGCGTCCAATTATGTAAAAATCAATAAATAG
- a CDS encoding endo-1,4-beta-xylanase — MKITKILSLLFFVTVLISCGGSEESDEPITTPVERVRAAFEMSISPTDQNVLLLDNKTVGTGEFTSEWDYGQGNGFVLDQPGIEEVRFDNDGTFSVTLKVTNEAGVTQDVQTVVVANSAGGICPNGICVTSNAGVLKDVSTTFLVGNITRASKVNSGGMDAEILKTHFSSITSEYEMKMDRMHPSQGTFDFAAADAIVNFGVANGINVHGHALIWHNATPDWVKNFSGTDAEFETMVKNYITTTVTRYKGKVASWDVVNEAIEDGSGNPLRNSVFKQKMGDDYIKKCYQWARDADPDCLLFYNDYNMASSSGKRAAMFNIVDDLGDLIDGVGAQMHINYNFPSKANIQAVADGTVSRGLKLHFAELDVRANPDDDQTILTSERAGLQKAKFTEVVKIYNSIPLANKYALTVWGVRDNETWLTDFWGHIDWPLMFNEDYSKKPAYDGFLEGLK, encoded by the coding sequence ATGAAAATCACTAAAATTTTAAGCCTTTTATTTTTTGTAACAGTACTTATTTCTTGTGGAGGGTCAGAAGAAAGTGATGAGCCAATAACAACACCCGTAGAAAGAGTTAGGGCTGCTTTTGAGATGTCAATATCTCCAACAGACCAAAACGTGCTTTTGTTAGACAATAAAACCGTTGGAACTGGAGAGTTTACAAGCGAATGGGATTATGGTCAAGGAAATGGTTTTGTATTAGATCAACCAGGAATTGAAGAAGTTAGGTTTGATAATGATGGAACTTTTAGTGTTACATTAAAAGTGACTAATGAAGCCGGTGTAACACAAGATGTTCAAACAGTAGTTGTTGCTAATAGTGCAGGGGGAATATGCCCTAATGGAATTTGCGTTACATCTAATGCAGGAGTTTTAAAAGATGTATCAACCACCTTTTTAGTTGGTAATATAACAAGAGCATCTAAAGTAAATAGTGGTGGTATGGATGCCGAAATTTTAAAAACACATTTTTCAAGTATTACTTCAGAGTATGAAATGAAAATGGATAGAATGCATCCATCACAAGGTACTTTCGATTTTGCAGCTGCAGATGCTATTGTAAATTTTGGAGTAGCTAATGGAATTAATGTACATGGCCATGCTTTAATATGGCACAATGCAACACCAGATTGGGTTAAAAACTTTTCTGGAACAGATGCAGAGTTTGAGACAATGGTTAAAAATTATATTACAACAACGGTAACAAGATATAAAGGTAAAGTAGCTTCTTGGGATGTTGTAAATGAGGCTATTGAGGATGGTAGTGGAAACCCTTTAAGAAATTCTGTTTTTAAACAAAAAATGGGAGACGATTATATTAAAAAATGTTATCAATGGGCAAGAGATGCAGATCCAGATTGTTTGTTGTTTTATAATGACTATAACATGGCATCTAGTTCTGGTAAAAGAGCAGCAATGTTTAATATTGTTGATGATTTAGGAGATTTAATAGATGGTGTTGGTGCTCAAATGCATATTAATTATAATTTTCCATCAAAGGCAAATATTCAAGCAGTTGCAGATGGTACTGTTTCTAGAGGATTAAAACTACATTTTGCAGAATTAGATGTTAGAGCAAATCCAGATGATGATCAAACTATTTTAACATCAGAAAGAGCTGGTCTTCAAAAAGCAAAATTTACAGAAGTTGTAAAAATTTATAATTCAATACCGTTAGCAAATAAATATGCATTAACAGTATGGGGGGTAAGAGATAATGAAACTTGGCTAACAGATTTTTGGGGTCATATAGACTGGCCACTAATGTTTAATGAAGATTACAGTAAAAAGCCTGCTTACGATGGTTTTTTAGAAGGGTTGAAATAA
- a CDS encoding glycoside hydrolase family 43 protein, whose protein sequence is MKKFFIVVFISTFILSCSDKKVISKVIATTFTNPVLKGFYPDPSICKVGDSYYLINSTFAYFPGIPVFKSDDLVNWKQIGNALDRPEQLDLEGLEVSQGVFAPAISHHNGVFYIINTIVGGNNNFIISATNPAGPWSNATWLPEVEGIDPALFFDKDDKTYVIFNSTPPNNLPEYDGHRTIKIIELDVKNLKTVGEAKIIINKGAKPEDKPIWIEGPHIYNRNGFYYLMAAEGGTAEEHSEVVFRSKNVLGPYKSYENNPILTQRNLSDTRENPITSTGHADIIEDNLGNWWGVFLGCRPYDDDNHFNTGRETFMAPVKWKNDWPVFDLEGDAVKDHYQITLQKPLTNVPSVNADFIDEFKTDTLAFDWLFLRTPKEKWYSLLNGKLTINTRLETTSGTSNPSFIGYRQKHLFGEVTTNLSFKAVAENEKAGLIAFQNEKHYYYVCKSLKGNKPVVQLLKSTENGTEEITFKSIKESDKISFKIEAKGIYYNFYYSINNTDWQVLNENVDATFLSTKKAGGFVGTIYGMYTTSSGKKSTNNAVYHWFKNKNIN, encoded by the coding sequence ATGAAGAAATTTTTTATAGTAGTATTTATCAGTACGTTTATTCTAAGTTGTTCAGATAAAAAAGTAATAAGTAAAGTTATAGCAACCACATTTACAAATCCTGTTTTAAAAGGGTTTTATCCAGACCCAAGTATTTGTAAAGTAGGGGATAGTTATTATCTAATAAATTCAACTTTTGCTTATTTTCCGGGAATTCCTGTTTTTAAAAGTGATGATTTAGTAAACTGGAAACAAATAGGAAATGCTTTAGACAGACCAGAACAGTTAGATTTAGAAGGTTTAGAGGTTTCTCAAGGAGTTTTTGCACCTGCAATTTCTCATCATAATGGTGTGTTTTATATTATTAACACAATTGTTGGTGGTAATAATAATTTTATTATTTCTGCTACTAACCCTGCAGGACCTTGGTCTAACGCAACTTGGTTACCAGAAGTAGAAGGTATAGATCCTGCACTGTTTTTTGATAAAGATGATAAAACGTATGTTATTTTTAATAGCACTCCTCCTAATAATTTACCAGAATATGACGGACACAGAACTATTAAAATTATAGAATTAGATGTTAAGAACCTAAAAACAGTTGGTGAAGCTAAAATAATTATAAATAAAGGAGCAAAACCAGAAGACAAACCAATTTGGATAGAAGGTCCGCATATTTATAATAGAAACGGGTTTTACTATTTAATGGCTGCAGAAGGTGGTACCGCAGAAGAGCATTCTGAAGTTGTTTTTAGAAGTAAAAATGTTTTAGGTCCTTATAAAAGTTATGAAAATAACCCAATTTTAACTCAAAGAAATTTAAGTGATACTAGAGAAAACCCAATTACATCAACAGGGCATGCAGATATTATAGAAGACAATTTAGGGAATTGGTGGGGCGTTTTTTTAGGATGTAGACCTTATGATGATGATAACCACTTTAACACAGGTAGAGAAACTTTTATGGCACCTGTAAAATGGAAAAATGATTGGCCAGTTTTTGATTTAGAAGGAGATGCTGTAAAAGATCATTATCAAATAACATTACAGAAACCTCTTACAAATGTACCGTCTGTTAATGCAGATTTTATAGATGAATTTAAGACAGATACTTTAGCTTTCGACTGGCTTTTTTTAAGAACACCAAAAGAAAAATGGTATTCACTTTTAAACGGAAAATTAACTATAAATACACGTTTAGAAACTACTTCAGGTACATCAAACCCAAGTTTTATTGGGTATAGACAAAAACATTTATTTGGTGAGGTAACCACAAATTTATCTTTTAAAGCAGTTGCAGAAAATGAAAAAGCGGGTTTAATTGCCTTTCAAAATGAAAAACATTATTACTATGTCTGTAAGAGTTTAAAAGGTAATAAACCAGTGGTTCAGTTATTAAAATCAACAGAAAACGGAACAGAAGAAATTACTTTTAAATCAATAAAAGAGAGTGATAAAATTTCTTTTAAGATAGAAGCAAAAGGAATCTATTATAATTTTTACTACTCCATAAACAATACAGATTGGCAAGTTCTAAATGAAAATGTTGATGCTACTTTTTTAAGTACCAAAAAAGCAGGTGGTTTTGTAGGTACAATTTACGGAATGTACACAACTTCATCAGGTAAAAAAAGTACAAACAATGCGGTTTATCACTGGTTTAAAAATAAGAATATAAATTAA
- a CDS encoding RagB/SusD family nutrient uptake outer membrane protein, whose protein sequence is MKKYKILFLFLTGVFAINSCSTNDLELADPNQVMPETFFANETQVQSAVNASYANLQPGALYGRLMWFMNDNMSQEAVNGGGMEPNKEVFLDFSFNSTNVFIKDYWDACYRGINKANFVIGNAAIIDGIPEGELSNAKRLKFYAEAKFLRAQYYWLLVNKFGDIPLLRNGDFTESLGKEISPKADIIALIIEDLEDASIHLLPKESEENGRATKGAAQAFLGKVLLYQKRYVDALASFNKMSGYDLEPNFLDNFLEETEHGIESVWEVQYDLSLGTNNKWGSDGTGKNHATFRGQDYGALDWFGSAPSDDLVNSFEAGDKRLNATFYFAGDSYDNNTKTFKATDFAVGRGWRKYQNYYKQPSEVQESGINAKVIRYSDVLLMMAECESLKPGGSQSIAVGYINRVRARAGATAGGVFPLLPTTLSKAEVFEAIVHERKVELAGEQVRFDDLIRWDRAATFLAGTGFQTGKNELWPIPDKEISSNPNVTSADQNPGY, encoded by the coding sequence ATGAAAAAATATAAAATTTTATTTCTGTTTCTTACAGGTGTTTTTGCTATAAATTCTTGTAGTACAAATGATCTAGAGTTAGCAGATCCAAACCAGGTAATGCCAGAAACTTTTTTTGCAAACGAAACGCAAGTTCAGTCTGCTGTTAATGCCTCATACGCTAACTTACAACCTGGTGCCTTATATGGTAGGTTAATGTGGTTTATGAATGACAATATGTCTCAAGAAGCTGTTAATGGTGGTGGTATGGAGCCAAATAAAGAAGTGTTTTTAGACTTTAGCTTTAACTCTACAAATGTTTTTATTAAAGACTATTGGGATGCTTGTTATAGAGGTATCAATAAAGCAAATTTTGTAATTGGTAATGCGGCAATTATTGATGGAATTCCAGAAGGAGAATTAAGTAATGCAAAGAGATTAAAATTCTATGCAGAAGCTAAATTTTTAAGAGCACAATACTATTGGTTGTTAGTTAATAAGTTTGGAGACATTCCATTATTAAGAAACGGAGACTTTACAGAAAGCTTAGGGAAGGAAATTAGCCCAAAAGCAGATATAATTGCATTAATAATTGAAGATTTAGAAGATGCTTCAATTCATTTATTGCCTAAAGAGTCAGAAGAAAACGGTAGAGCTACTAAAGGTGCTGCACAAGCTTTCTTAGGAAAAGTATTATTGTATCAAAAGAGATATGTAGATGCGTTAGCTTCATTTAACAAAATGTCTGGTTACGATTTAGAGCCTAATTTCTTAGATAACTTTTTAGAAGAAACAGAACATGGTATAGAATCAGTTTGGGAAGTGCAATATGATTTAAGTTTAGGAACTAACAATAAATGGGGTAGCGATGGTACCGGTAAAAACCATGCTACTTTTAGAGGACAAGATTATGGAGCCTTAGATTGGTTTGGATCTGCGCCTTCAGACGATTTAGTTAATTCTTTTGAAGCTGGTGATAAGAGATTAAATGCAACATTTTATTTTGCAGGAGATTCTTATGATAACAATACTAAAACCTTTAAAGCAACTGACTTTGCTGTAGGGAGAGGTTGGAGAAAATATCAAAATTATTATAAGCAACCTAGTGAAGTACAAGAATCTGGAATTAATGCGAAAGTAATCCGTTATTCAGATGTGTTGTTAATGATGGCAGAATGTGAAAGTCTAAAACCTGGTGGATCACAATCTATTGCAGTTGGTTATATAAATAGAGTAAGAGCTAGAGCAGGTGCAACAGCAGGAGGAGTATTTCCTTTATTACCAACGACACTTTCAAAAGCAGAAGTTTTTGAAGCTATTGTACATGAAAGAAAAGTAGAATTAGCAGGTGAACAAGTTCGTTTTGATGATCTTATTCGTTGGGACAGAGCTGCAACCTTTTTAGCTGGTACAGGTTTCCAGACAGGTAAAAATGAATTATGGCCAATACCAGATAAGGAAATTTCTTCTAACCCTAACGTTACAAGTGCTGACCAAAACCCTGGGTATTAA
- a CDS encoding alkaline phosphatase, whose amino-acid sequence MKYRYSIFIALLVTLISCKSIAIKEEVKPPKAKNVILLIADGTGLSQVSSAFYYKKTKPNYARFKSIGLIKTSSATEDVTDSAAGATAFSTGEKTYNGAVGVAVDSTKLKTLVEILSPQNVKTGLISTSSIQHATPASFYSHVLHRSQYEDISLDLVTSDVDFFAGGGIKFLNKRKDGENLLAELKVNGFEVDTTALGSFSEIKKHSKMAYLLAKEHMSAAAKGRGDFLPKATELGIEFLNKDAAKAGFFMMIEGSQVDWGGHSNDADYLVSELIDFDDAVGKALDFAEKDGNTLVIVTADHETGGFTLASTPKKKEDGTTYDDYKEITGTFSTKGHSATLIPVFAFGPGSEAFTGIYENTAIFHKIFELTNWKNK is encoded by the coding sequence ATGAAGTATAGATATAGTATTTTTATAGCCCTTTTAGTAACTTTAATTTCCTGTAAATCCATAGCTATTAAAGAAGAGGTTAAGCCACCAAAGGCTAAAAATGTTATTCTTTTAATTGCAGACGGTACTGGCTTGTCTCAAGTATCATCGGCATTTTATTATAAAAAAACCAAACCCAATTACGCAAGGTTTAAGTCAATAGGGCTTATTAAAACCTCTTCTGCAACAGAAGATGTTACAGATTCTGCTGCAGGAGCAACCGCTTTTTCTACCGGAGAAAAGACTTACAATGGGGCAGTTGGTGTTGCTGTAGATTCTACGAAGCTAAAAACTTTGGTAGAAATTTTATCACCACAAAATGTTAAAACCGGATTAATTTCTACCTCGTCAATACAACATGCAACTCCGGCAAGTTTTTATTCGCATGTTTTACATAGAAGTCAATATGAAGATATTTCTTTAGATTTAGTTACTTCTGATGTAGACTTTTTTGCTGGTGGAGGTATAAAATTTCTTAATAAAAGAAAAGATGGAGAAAATTTATTAGCAGAGTTAAAAGTAAATGGTTTTGAAGTAGATACTACTGCTTTGGGTAGTTTTTCTGAAATTAAAAAGCATTCTAAAATGGCTTACTTATTAGCTAAAGAACACATGAGTGCAGCAGCAAAAGGACGTGGAGATTTTTTACCTAAAGCAACAGAATTAGGAATAGAATTTTTGAATAAAGATGCTGCTAAAGCTGGTTTTTTTATGATGATAGAAGGTTCGCAAGTAGATTGGGGCGGCCATTCTAATGATGCTGATTATTTGGTGTCTGAATTGATTGATTTTGATGACGCTGTAGGTAAAGCGCTAGATTTTGCAGAGAAAGATGGTAATACTTTGGTTATTGTAACTGCAGATCATGAAACCGGAGGGTTTACGTTAGCTTCTACGCCAAAGAAAAAAGAAGATGGTACCACTTATGACGATTATAAGGAAATTACAGGAACGTTTTCAACCAAAGGGCATTCTGCTACTTTAATTCCGGTGTTTGCTTTTGGTCCAGGTTCTGAAGCATTTACTGGGATCTATGAAAATACAGCTATTTTTCACAAAATATTTGAATTAACAAATTGGAAGAATAAATAG